A window from Polyangiaceae bacterium encodes these proteins:
- a CDS encoding 3-oxoacyl-ACP reductase FabG, translating into MHDTIQSKRVALVTGGARGIGRAISLELAKNGFCVVVNYERSEQAAVDLLDEIVRSGGQAHMFRADVADWNAVSRMFQSITEDFGRLDVLVNNAGVLHESLFALTKLEDFWTILNTNLGGVVNCSKIAIPLLMRERKGRIINIASIAAMHCSVGLSAYATSKAAIIALSKVLARELAPSGVTVNVVAPGLVDTEMARNRRNGTVRSQPIPRMGTPEEIAAVVTFLATEAPAYLTGEVIKVDGGAAIG; encoded by the coding sequence ATGCATGACACAATTCAATCGAAGCGTGTGGCACTCGTCACTGGAGGCGCCCGCGGAATTGGTAGAGCAATATCGCTGGAACTAGCCAAAAATGGCTTTTGCGTTGTCGTGAACTATGAACGAAGCGAACAAGCTGCGGTCGACCTTCTCGACGAAATTGTTCGCTCGGGTGGCCAGGCGCATATGTTTCGTGCTGACGTAGCGGATTGGAACGCGGTTAGCCGTATGTTTCAATCCATAACCGAGGACTTTGGCCGCCTCGACGTGCTTGTCAACAATGCGGGGGTGCTCCACGAAAGCTTGTTCGCGTTGACAAAGCTGGAGGATTTTTGGACTATCCTCAATACAAATTTGGGCGGAGTTGTCAACTGCTCTAAGATTGCAATTCCGCTGCTCATGCGCGAACGGAAAGGGCGAATCATCAACATTGCGTCGATTGCCGCAATGCATTGTAGCGTAGGTCTTTCCGCATATGCGACATCAAAGGCCGCCATCATTGCGCTGTCGAAAGTACTTGCCAGGGAACTAGCGCCTTCGGGAGTGACTGTAAACGTTGTTGCTCCTGGACTTGTCGACACCGAAATGGCGAGAAACAGGCGAAACGGAACAGTACGCTCGCAGCCAATTCCACGCATGGGGACACCAGAGGAAATCGCTGCTGTCGTCACGTTTTTGGCCACTGAAGCGCCGGCATATCTCACAGGCGAAGTGATCAAGGTTGATGGTGGCGCAGCAATTGGGTGA
- a CDS encoding beta-ketoacyl-[acyl-carrier-protein] synthase family protein: protein MSDRIVITGLGLWTCFGRGTEPLLSAMRRGDRGFRPVRGMLFDDHPFFPTKMAMQIEPEPPSMWDNARRAVDWPSTLAVETALDAYEAAEIPAGMYDKRRVGVLNGTSHGANHGLLEFVRQRVVEGRVPDASLVARSASWVGRSIAARINARGVNLTINTACSSGLNAFGLAARLLRSHRIDCALAGGNDTFSLLSFAGFSSLRAIDPNGCQPFDVQRQGMSLGDGAAYCVLERESEARSRGARILAAITGYRSAGDGHHATAPDPEGKGAMEVMSSALAEDGHAEDLALVSAHGTGTPANDSAELRAISSVVEAFAIPGPIHVSSIKSQVGHTLGAAGAIQVIAAILCMHDRLVPGTIGLRTPLSHTPPLNLPKEPQAGDIPLALCNSLGFGGSVASLCLRRINEPFVVSHSST, encoded by the coding sequence ATGTCAGATCGCATTGTCATTACGGGTCTGGGCCTTTGGACGTGCTTTGGTCGGGGAACAGAGCCCCTACTTTCCGCAATGCGACGCGGTGATCGAGGATTTCGCCCGGTGCGAGGCATGCTGTTCGACGATCATCCGTTTTTTCCAACAAAGATGGCTATGCAGATCGAGCCCGAACCGCCATCAATGTGGGATAACGCCAGGCGAGCAGTCGATTGGCCGAGCACTCTGGCTGTTGAGACGGCTCTCGATGCGTATGAAGCAGCGGAGATTCCCGCTGGAATGTACGACAAACGCCGCGTTGGAGTGCTCAATGGTACGTCACACGGCGCGAACCATGGACTTTTGGAATTTGTCAGACAACGTGTTGTAGAAGGTCGCGTCCCAGACGCATCCCTTGTCGCTCGATCAGCGTCATGGGTTGGCAGGAGCATTGCAGCGCGGATCAATGCGCGCGGCGTCAATCTAACAATTAATACTGCTTGCTCGTCCGGCCTCAATGCATTCGGTCTTGCGGCACGATTACTTCGATCCCACCGAATCGATTGCGCATTAGCGGGCGGGAATGACACGTTTTCTTTGCTGAGTTTCGCCGGTTTCAGCAGTTTGCGTGCAATTGATCCGAATGGCTGTCAACCATTCGATGTGCAACGACAAGGCATGTCTCTTGGCGACGGAGCCGCGTATTGTGTACTTGAACGAGAAAGCGAAGCGCGCAGTCGTGGCGCGCGCATCCTTGCGGCAATTACGGGATATCGAAGTGCTGGAGACGGCCATCATGCAACCGCACCCGACCCCGAGGGTAAGGGCGCAATGGAAGTCATGTCGAGTGCGCTTGCCGAGGATGGCCATGCCGAAGATTTAGCGCTTGTCTCGGCACATGGGACTGGAACGCCGGCAAACGATAGCGCAGAACTTCGCGCAATTTCTTCAGTAGTCGAAGCATTTGCGATTCCGGGCCCAATTCATGTCTCATCTATCAAGAGCCAAGTAGGGCACACGCTTGGAGCAGCGGGCGCCATTCAGGTTATTGCTGCCATACTGTGCATGCATGATAGACTCGTACCGGGCACTATTGGGCTTCGTACGCCATTGTCACATACACCGCCGCTCAATTTGCCAAAAGAACCGCAAGCTGGCGATATTCCGTTGGCGCTTTGCAATTCATTAGGATTTGGTGGCAGTGTTGCCTCGTTGTGTTTGCGGCGAATCAATGAGCCATTTGTCGTCTCCCATTCGTCCACGTGA
- a CDS encoding acyl carrier protein, producing the protein MNLPEHIAKIIIERLELEGFDAQTFPKDMLLFAPDEHGGLGLDSLASLEIIAGLSTEFSLPFDDVAEDDFHTVNTLAAYVERKKKEQAP; encoded by the coding sequence ATGAATCTACCGGAACACATTGCGAAGATCATCATTGAGCGGCTCGAACTTGAGGGCTTCGATGCCCAGACATTTCCGAAAGACATGCTCCTGTTTGCCCCTGACGAACACGGTGGCCTGGGGCTCGACTCTTTGGCCAGCCTCGAGATCATTGCAGGGCTCTCTACAGAATTCTCCCTGCCATTTGACGACGTTGCCGAAGACGACTTTCACACGGTAAACACCTTAGCGGCGTACGTGGAACGTAAGAAGAAAGAACAAGCGCCATGA
- a CDS encoding MBL fold metallo-hydrolase, translating into MNIDFLGHAMLLIRGAEGTILFDPLFFGAHHEGLYEVYPRRELDIEQLPPLDAVFLSQARLDHFDLHSMALMPRELPIYCAADSLLLACLDGLGFLRIRPLRNLEPVTIGSLEIIPTPGAADTIQHGFIVRDGNIVLWNLVDTNPPLSVIAEIRLRFPEIHLAIVPWQPLQDQLVAIGGARQFPYEMYGTIISTALQIGARSLVPGSCGFRATGHHAWLNHVLFPITRTRFVEDVVRANPAWDSQIFEMDSGDRIVLTQDVVGVQKNQVEYCKSGPYRWEELAYRPDDAGCQVNEHRGELFSIASSLPFVSAFFEDHMLRIVNQERTLFEGHRRLHVRQQFDIVFADGRRSWTWAFSGEHCVCTPGQCALADVSSILTASLLTGLVAGTVSWDFASASGDYRHYSGIHAVSACGVYAPLGARLEDPLSVVFGARSTREKWFAEQIERLLTAGT; encoded by the coding sequence ATGAACATCGATTTTCTCGGACATGCGATGTTACTCATTCGGGGAGCGGAAGGAACCATCCTCTTCGATCCACTCTTTTTCGGAGCCCACCACGAAGGCCTCTATGAGGTATATCCACGGCGGGAGCTAGATATCGAACAATTACCGCCATTGGATGCCGTCTTTTTAAGCCAGGCGCGCCTCGACCATTTCGATTTGCATTCAATGGCGCTCATGCCACGGGAGTTACCTATATACTGCGCCGCGGATTCGCTGCTCCTTGCCTGCCTCGACGGTCTTGGTTTTTTGCGGATCCGCCCATTGCGCAATCTTGAACCCGTTACAATCGGGTCGCTGGAAATCATCCCAACGCCCGGTGCGGCAGATACAATCCAGCACGGATTTATCGTTCGCGATGGTAACATCGTTCTGTGGAACCTTGTGGATACGAACCCACCGCTCTCCGTCATTGCCGAAATTCGATTGCGTTTCCCCGAGATCCATCTCGCCATTGTACCGTGGCAACCACTCCAGGATCAATTGGTGGCTATCGGCGGTGCGCGTCAGTTCCCCTATGAAATGTATGGGACCATAATTTCCACGGCGCTCCAGATCGGTGCACGCTCTCTCGTGCCTGGCTCGTGTGGATTTCGAGCCACCGGGCACCACGCGTGGCTAAATCACGTGCTGTTTCCGATCACGCGAACGCGCTTTGTTGAGGACGTCGTTCGTGCGAACCCGGCATGGGATTCACAAATTTTCGAGATGGATTCTGGGGACAGAATTGTACTTACACAGGATGTCGTTGGCGTTCAAAAAAATCAGGTCGAATACTGCAAATCGGGACCATACCGCTGGGAAGAGCTTGCATATCGGCCGGATGATGCTGGCTGCCAGGTCAACGAACACCGAGGCGAACTCTTCTCTATAGCATCAAGCTTGCCATTCGTCAGCGCATTTTTCGAGGACCACATGCTGCGAATTGTTAATCAGGAACGCACGCTCTTCGAGGGGCACCGGCGCCTGCATGTGCGGCAGCAGTTCGACATTGTATTCGCAGATGGACGCCGCTCCTGGACATGGGCCTTTTCTGGCGAGCATTGCGTATGCACGCCAGGACAATGCGCATTGGCAGACGTTTCGAGCATTCTTACAGCGAGTTTGTTGACTGGTCTAGTGGCTGGAACTGTTTCTTGGGACTTTGCAAGCGCTAGTGGAGATTACCGCCATTACAGTGGCATACATGCAGTAAGTGCATGCGGCGTGTACGCTCCTCTAGGCGCCAGGCTCGAGGATCCGCTTAGCGTTGTGTTTGGGGCACGATCAACGCGCGAAAAGTGGTTTGCAGAGCAGATCGAACGCCTACTCACCGCAGGCACATAA
- a CDS encoding beta-hydroxyacyl-ACP dehydratase has product MQLHLFAMNRGLMHEPIHPRKVLPHGECFLFVDEVLSIDTRRIVASRAIPLQEPWTNAHFPGDPLVPGVLLIEGMTQTCGILARSLGPKDGSAVGVLAAVDRARFFRPVKPGTTIVYSAELDVRAGSLFRFDAAVHVGEDMVAKAKISLSLGQHKPTVGEV; this is encoded by the coding sequence ATGCAGTTGCATCTGTTCGCAATGAATCGAGGTCTTATGCACGAACCGATTCACCCAAGAAAGGTCTTACCACACGGGGAGTGTTTTCTATTTGTGGATGAGGTGTTATCGATTGATACCCGCCGTATTGTAGCATCGCGCGCCATACCTTTGCAGGAACCTTGGACCAATGCACACTTTCCTGGTGATCCCCTGGTGCCCGGAGTGCTGCTCATTGAAGGGATGACACAGACCTGCGGTATTCTCGCGCGATCTCTTGGCCCAAAGGACGGCAGCGCAGTCGGCGTACTGGCAGCAGTTGATCGTGCCCGGTTTTTCCGTCCTGTTAAGCCAGGCACGACGATAGTCTATTCGGCAGAACTCGACGTCAGGGCAGGATCATTGTTTCGATTCGACGCAGCAGTGCACGTTGGAGAAGACATGGTCGCCAAAGCCAAAATATCGCTATCGCTCGGGCAACACAAACCAACCGTGGGAGAAGTATGA
- a CDS encoding VCBS repeat-containing protein has protein sequence MLSANRGIWQALVPLWFLLFGVFAPAGCACEPEGQVRSTEAHPCRSQHEKLPVFPRLESKSALVPGTIPVTYGVTNTGESAVSMPLVVPPGRAGVEPSIAVSYRSDGGDGVLGRGFSISGASAITRCPRTMAIDGEVREVDYSSGDARCLDGKRLVIVAQDGDSIEYRTFPDDAQVKVVEHFATSNESYFEAFLPSGWVVEYGKTAGSRPLARGGVPRAWLATETRDARGNSMSYGYCFAEGDGFTAEYALDEVRFAGFDGEEGTRAVSFVYGTKDPDDVRTIYSAGMAFQSSLRLEEVQTRVDDELVRRYEFTYEQSETTGHTRLVSAQECGADGACTPEIRFQYANVRTGFEHVATTIAAPMSRLASYMLADVNGDGLDDLLTPDTTALSTPTNPITEWRIARNQGNQFAAPKVAFSQEWSFVQDAQGPSDPALLQPELGVAVDYNQDGRMDVLLYDVYGNRNNHIVLLSKADGTFEEVDTQIQRPFPLGRAPKQLRGSGGSVHLADVDGDGVGDLISCEDHGSSPEVDPSQSAWTLHLWRPGGFEANGASIEPLAGFSCGVELRTVDVNRNGKIDLVLPGMIRIGGTPATQTTTYSALERNADGTWKAWDTKLRIPPRPGRVIFADVNADGLPDAIASGVSDGRLRTWMNMDSRFAEKPVDSLKWDGLFPQDTYFHLATPLDWDGDGRTDLLMAMSEPPELPKWYILRATSGTNTFERIDAGIPFEAQLGEAVTLADPRGPRVGDVNGDGAADVVLFIGNELQVFQNKASDPDVLVSFSDGLNDHDPEDPSFIPNVSFSYGHLTDESITNGAKKESYLYLSRSDTSNPCEYPRRCAVGSHRLVRGYEVNDGQGGVRRFGVKYRDGRYDRRGHGFLGFGARIVTDLDTNAGTATFYDNVTAVKVGGREVYPFANQVHRQWRWAPALPHESKQNRVELAFADMDVDVVPTNNAQTYFTLGTKRRSRRLQGTFSAGTSLETWVAGVAANENATMLRDTTVDVADFDAFGNVLGVKVSTVGVDLSYEITRIVKNDTARWILGQVQEQTECSKAGVDERCRLYTYTTNEFGEVESESTSDKSIPGTKLTVEYDKRDEYGNVEHLTAKDEFGHVRGTTTVFDEEGVFPVKVINALEHETALDYDRRFGVLRKETDPNKLVTEWQYDSLGRETLEMRPDGSQTTTTLTREKAAGAWRLSQRITTTGGADDELVFDSLGRPIRTFSHGPTPASQKGNTPRRMQVFGYDRLSGKTAKRSILAAEGTPDDQLRFDVFEFDSIGREIRHTTPWNATTTTTYDGFVIDSADLTITPPRHTLTELDELGRPVTITDAKQGVTSYTYGPFNTLRTATDPGGATTTWTLDALGRPRKIEDPDRGTTVLEHDGFGELVTSTDGLGRVVKFDVDELGRVETRTDKLGAQVSTTTWKWDTAAHGIGRLETVTSPDAIQSFSYTAKGQLEGMVQTVDGGSFAARQTYDDVGRVKSMAYPQPLGEEPFGVMYEHDEHGFVVGVREKNTQEAFWTLEEVDDAGRIQKERFGNDVETTRTYDTDKQTLKGISTTHGPTNIQKLAYAWDARLNLKSRTDALQPQNKTERFRYDALDRVTCAYFGAVESSLEPCVASYDYALNGNLTFKSDVGTLLYKDAKHPHAVANENSPNGPKYGYDDVGNQITRPGGIFVTYTPFDLPKTITKGGKTTSFGYDGDQRRIRKTTPTAETLYFGDMFEQVTSSAGVVERRYYVHSPERAIAVVTRGGAEPGTRFFHVDHLGSIDVVTKEDGTIAERRSHDAYGQRRNPEWGKPSGAFTSRTTRGFTGHEEDEDLGLVNMKGRIMDPRLGRFTTTDPVIADIWNGQTLNRYSYVNGNPLAFIDPTGFSPQEAEPPGKWETHLLPPVHIGPEKDSFTYGVEIKKLGESPKDAAEVGAYVPPIDVSTTGNGGEGLPYEPTLPEPKKGSFLDGVGAGLGDFVDDFWSLIPLTPSWSRNTVDTVDHMITAYQQGDVIDAFNVINPLMPVANISLAVDNGDWYTVGQQAVGVGVAILSIVIAKKAPGLKKGPKTTRGPPRVTTPVGELRAAGLRDAHHVIQDAAVKNLPGYNTNLAPGVRLDGPARVRGTPHNLTRPVQRQAGGGTYAAERRIGYKALRKAGMSPGEARQAIQEADGYFRSIGVEPSTPTTIPGDRR, from the coding sequence ATGCTCAGCGCGAATCGGGGGATTTGGCAGGCGTTAGTCCCGCTGTGGTTCCTGCTCTTTGGCGTGTTTGCCCCTGCCGGATGCGCGTGCGAACCGGAGGGTCAAGTTCGAAGCACCGAAGCGCATCCGTGTCGCTCCCAGCACGAGAAGCTCCCCGTCTTCCCGCGGCTCGAATCGAAGAGCGCCCTTGTGCCCGGAACGATTCCCGTAACCTACGGGGTCACCAACACGGGCGAGAGCGCGGTGAGTATGCCGCTCGTCGTGCCACCAGGCCGGGCGGGTGTGGAGCCATCCATCGCGGTTTCTTACCGCAGTGACGGCGGCGATGGTGTGCTGGGCCGGGGGTTCTCCATCAGCGGAGCTTCGGCGATCACTCGATGCCCTAGGACGATGGCGATCGACGGCGAAGTCCGTGAAGTGGACTACTCGTCCGGTGACGCCCGGTGCCTCGACGGCAAGCGTCTCGTCATTGTCGCGCAAGACGGGGACTCGATAGAATACCGTACATTCCCTGATGACGCACAGGTGAAGGTCGTCGAGCACTTTGCGACGAGCAACGAATCGTACTTCGAAGCGTTTCTGCCCTCGGGATGGGTCGTCGAATACGGCAAAACCGCGGGAAGTCGGCCGCTCGCGCGTGGAGGCGTGCCGCGCGCATGGCTCGCGACGGAAACGCGCGACGCTCGCGGCAACTCCATGAGCTACGGGTATTGCTTCGCCGAAGGTGACGGTTTTACAGCGGAATATGCACTCGATGAAGTGCGATTTGCGGGATTCGACGGGGAGGAAGGGACGCGCGCCGTTTCGTTCGTGTACGGCACGAAAGACCCCGACGACGTGCGGACGATTTACTCGGCTGGCATGGCGTTCCAAAGCAGTTTGCGCCTCGAGGAAGTACAAACGCGCGTCGATGACGAGCTCGTGCGTCGGTACGAATTCACCTACGAGCAAAGCGAAACCACGGGCCACACGAGGCTCGTTTCGGCGCAAGAATGCGGCGCAGATGGCGCATGCACACCAGAAATACGCTTCCAATACGCAAATGTACGTACGGGATTCGAGCACGTCGCGACGACGATAGCGGCGCCCATGTCGCGACTTGCGAGCTACATGCTCGCGGACGTCAATGGCGACGGGCTCGATGACCTGCTCACGCCGGATACGACGGCACTCTCGACGCCGACGAATCCCATCACGGAATGGCGCATCGCGCGAAATCAAGGCAATCAGTTCGCCGCGCCGAAAGTGGCCTTTTCGCAGGAATGGTCCTTCGTGCAAGATGCGCAAGGTCCATCGGATCCCGCACTGCTCCAGCCGGAGCTCGGGGTCGCTGTCGACTACAACCAAGACGGGCGAATGGATGTATTGCTTTACGACGTTTATGGGAACCGAAACAACCATATCGTGCTGCTATCGAAAGCAGACGGCACATTCGAAGAGGTCGACACGCAAATCCAGCGCCCATTTCCTCTCGGACGTGCACCAAAACAGCTACGTGGGTCGGGTGGATCCGTGCATCTCGCAGACGTCGATGGCGACGGCGTCGGGGACCTCATTTCCTGCGAAGATCACGGCAGTTCGCCCGAAGTGGACCCAAGCCAGTCCGCGTGGACGCTCCATCTTTGGCGGCCGGGTGGATTCGAGGCAAACGGAGCGTCCATCGAGCCGCTCGCGGGGTTCAGTTGTGGCGTCGAGCTGCGCACGGTCGACGTGAATCGGAACGGCAAGATCGACCTCGTTTTGCCGGGGATGATCCGCATCGGAGGCACTCCAGCGACACAGACGACGACGTACAGCGCGCTCGAGCGGAACGCGGACGGCACGTGGAAAGCGTGGGACACGAAATTGCGCATTCCTCCACGCCCCGGACGCGTCATTTTCGCCGACGTCAACGCGGATGGTTTGCCCGATGCGATTGCATCCGGAGTATCGGACGGTCGTTTGCGCACGTGGATGAATATGGACAGCCGTTTTGCAGAAAAACCCGTCGACAGCTTGAAATGGGACGGGCTTTTTCCGCAAGACACATACTTTCACCTCGCGACGCCGCTCGATTGGGATGGCGACGGCCGCACCGACCTCCTGATGGCCATGAGCGAGCCCCCAGAACTGCCGAAATGGTACATCCTTCGCGCGACGAGCGGAACCAATACCTTCGAGCGAATCGATGCAGGAATCCCGTTCGAAGCGCAGCTTGGCGAAGCGGTCACGCTGGCCGACCCTCGCGGGCCTCGTGTCGGTGACGTCAACGGTGACGGCGCGGCGGACGTCGTGCTGTTCATCGGGAACGAGCTCCAGGTTTTTCAGAACAAGGCGTCCGATCCTGACGTGCTCGTTTCGTTCTCCGATGGCCTGAACGACCATGATCCCGAGGATCCGAGCTTCATTCCGAACGTGTCCTTTTCGTACGGCCATCTGACGGACGAATCCATCACGAATGGCGCGAAAAAAGAATCGTATTTGTATTTGTCGAGGTCCGACACGAGCAATCCGTGCGAATACCCGCGGCGATGCGCGGTAGGTTCGCATCGTCTCGTGCGCGGCTACGAAGTGAACGACGGTCAGGGTGGCGTGCGTCGATTCGGCGTGAAGTATCGTGACGGCCGATATGATCGCCGTGGTCATGGTTTCCTTGGGTTTGGCGCTCGAATCGTCACGGACCTCGACACGAACGCAGGAACCGCGACGTTTTACGATAACGTGACGGCCGTCAAAGTCGGTGGCCGCGAGGTCTACCCGTTTGCAAATCAAGTGCATCGACAATGGCGCTGGGCTCCAGCGTTGCCGCATGAATCCAAGCAAAACCGCGTCGAGCTTGCATTTGCCGATATGGATGTCGACGTCGTGCCGACGAACAACGCGCAGACGTATTTCACGCTCGGCACGAAGCGCCGCTCGCGCCGCTTGCAGGGGACATTTTCCGCGGGCACGTCGCTCGAAACGTGGGTCGCCGGCGTCGCGGCGAACGAAAATGCGACGATGCTGCGGGACACGACCGTCGATGTCGCGGACTTCGACGCATTCGGCAACGTGCTTGGCGTGAAGGTATCCACGGTTGGCGTTGACCTGAGCTACGAGATAACTCGCATCGTCAAGAATGACACCGCGCGATGGATTCTCGGGCAAGTGCAAGAGCAGACGGAGTGCAGCAAAGCGGGCGTCGATGAACGGTGCCGCTTGTATACGTACACCACGAACGAGTTTGGCGAAGTCGAATCGGAGTCGACGAGCGATAAAAGCATACCCGGCACGAAGCTCACCGTCGAGTACGACAAACGCGACGAGTACGGCAACGTCGAGCACTTGACTGCGAAAGATGAATTCGGCCACGTGCGCGGCACGACGACGGTTTTCGACGAGGAAGGCGTGTTTCCCGTCAAGGTGATCAACGCGCTCGAGCACGAAACTGCGCTCGACTATGACCGGCGATTCGGCGTATTGAGAAAAGAAACCGACCCGAACAAGCTGGTCACGGAATGGCAATACGACAGCCTTGGTCGTGAGACACTCGAAATGCGCCCCGATGGGTCGCAAACGACGACGACTCTTACGCGCGAGAAAGCGGCCGGAGCATGGCGGTTGTCGCAACGAATCACCACCACGGGCGGCGCCGATGACGAGCTTGTGTTCGATAGCCTTGGCCGACCCATTCGCACGTTTTCCCATGGCCCGACACCCGCGAGCCAAAAGGGGAACACACCGCGGCGCATGCAGGTTTTTGGGTACGATCGGCTGAGCGGCAAAACGGCAAAACGCTCGATATTGGCCGCAGAAGGAACGCCGGACGATCAACTGCGGTTCGACGTCTTCGAATTCGACTCCATCGGGCGCGAAATTCGGCACACGACGCCGTGGAATGCGACGACCACGACGACGTATGACGGGTTTGTCATCGACTCGGCGGATCTGACGATTACGCCACCCCGGCACACCCTCACGGAGCTCGACGAGCTCGGGCGACCCGTCACGATCACCGACGCCAAGCAGGGCGTCACCAGCTACACCTACGGCCCGTTCAACACGCTGCGCACGGCCACGGATCCAGGCGGTGCGACGACGACGTGGACGCTCGATGCGCTCGGACGGCCGCGGAAGATAGAGGATCCCGACCGCGGGACGACCGTGCTCGAGCACGATGGGTTCGGCGAGCTGGTCACCTCGACGGATGGGCTCGGCCGCGTCGTGAAGTTCGACGTTGACGAGCTCGGCCGCGTCGAAACGCGCACGGACAAGCTTGGGGCGCAAGTATCGACGACGACGTGGAAATGGGACACCGCGGCGCATGGCATTGGGCGATTGGAGACGGTGACGAGTCCAGATGCCATTCAATCGTTTTCGTACACGGCAAAGGGTCAGCTCGAAGGAATGGTGCAGACCGTCGATGGAGGCTCATTTGCCGCGCGTCAAACGTACGACGACGTCGGTCGCGTGAAGTCCATGGCGTACCCGCAGCCGCTCGGGGAGGAACCGTTCGGCGTAATGTACGAGCACGACGAACATGGATTCGTTGTTGGCGTACGCGAGAAAAACACGCAGGAAGCCTTCTGGACGCTCGAGGAAGTCGACGATGCCGGTCGAATCCAAAAAGAACGATTCGGCAATGACGTCGAGACAACGCGAACGTATGATACCGACAAACAAACCCTCAAGGGTATCTCGACGACTCACGGCCCAACGAACATCCAAAAGCTTGCGTATGCTTGGGATGCACGGCTCAACTTGAAGAGCCGCACGGATGCCCTTCAGCCGCAAAACAAGACGGAGCGGTTTCGGTACGACGCACTCGATCGCGTAACGTGCGCGTACTTTGGCGCGGTCGAGAGCTCGCTCGAGCCGTGCGTGGCGTCGTACGACTACGCATTGAATGGCAATTTAACGTTCAAATCGGACGTGGGCACGTTGTTGTATAAGGACGCGAAGCATCCGCATGCCGTGGCGAACGAAAACAGCCCAAATGGCCCCAAGTACGGCTATGATGACGTTGGAAACCAAATCACGCGTCCGGGCGGCATTTTCGTGACGTACACGCCCTTCGATTTGCCGAAAACGATTACCAAAGGCGGGAAAACGACTTCTTTCGGGTACGACGGAGACCAAAGGCGCATACGCAAAACGACGCCGACCGCGGAAACGCTCTACTTCGGCGACATGTTCGAGCAAGTGACGAGTTCTGCCGGCGTCGTCGAACGTCGCTATTACGTGCATTCACCGGAACGGGCGATCGCCGTGGTAACGCGCGGCGGAGCAGAGCCAGGAACGCGGTTTTTCCATGTGGACCACTTGGGCTCCATCGACGTCGTTACGAAAGAAGACGGCACGATTGCGGAGCGGCGAAGCCACGATGCCTACGGGCAACGGCGAAATCCAGAATGGGGCAAGCCTTCGGGAGCCTTCACGAGCCGCACGACGCGCGGCTTCACGGGACACGAGGAAGACGAGGATTTAGGCCTCGTGAACATGAAAGGGCGGATCATGGATCCGCGTCTCGGGCGATTCACGACGACGGATCCGGTCATTGCGGACATTTGGAACGGGCAGACGCTCAACAGATACTCGTACGTCAATGGGAATCCGCTTGCATTCATCGATCCTACGGGTTTTTCGCCGCAGGAAGCGGAGCCGCCGGGCAAATGGGAAACCCATCTTTTGCCACCTGTGCACATTGGCCCAGAGAAAGATTCGTTCACCTATGGCGTTGAAATCAAAAAGCTAGGCGAATCGCCAAAGGATGCTGCCGAAGTGGGCGCCTACGTGCCTCCCATCGACGTGAGCACGACGGGAAATGGTGGCGAGGGTTTGCCGTACGAACCGACGCTACCCGAGCCGAAAAAGGGCAGTTTTCTCGACGGGGTGGGTGCGGGTTTGGGCGATTTCGTTGATGATTTTTGGTCGCTCATTCCACTGACGCCATCGTGGTCGCGAAACACGGTCGACACGGTCGATCACATGATCACCGCCTACCAGCAGGGCGACGTCATTGACGCCTTCAACGTCATCAACCCCCTGATGCCCGTGGCAAACATCTCGCTTGCCGTGGACAATGGCGACTGGTACACGGTCGGTCAGCAGGCAGTCGGCGTAGGGGTTGCGATACTCAGTATCGTCATCGCGAAGAAGGCGCCTGGTTTGAAAAAAGGGCCAAAAACGACGAGAGGGCCGCCAAGGGTAACAACTCCAGTGGGTGAGCTGCGTGCGGCCGGGCTCAGAGATGCTCACCACGTGATCCAGGATGCCGCGGTGAAAAATCTGCCCGGCTACAATACGAATCTGGCGCCAGGAGTTCGGCTCGATGGTCCTGCACGTGTTCGTGGCACTCCACACAATCTGACGAGGCCCGTGCAGCGTCAGGCCGGGGGTGGAACCTACGCCGCAGAGCGAAGGATCGGCTACAAGGCGCTGCGTAAAGCTGGGATGTCCCCAGGGGAGGCGCGGCAGGCCATCCAAGAGGCGGATGGTTACTTCAGGAGTATTGGCGTGGAACCGTCTACACCCACAACAATTCCAGGCGATAGGAGATGA